TTCATAAACTATTCAAAGCATTTATCTTTACGCAAAGGAATGCCCAAGACTAGTTTCTTAATTAACTTCAGACTCAGGCTTTCTTTATTTCATGCAGTACAATAActttaacaaataaaaaaacagctAAACAAATCAGACAGCAACAAATGTAATTGTTTATTTTCTTGTTTGATTAAATTATTTTGAATCAAACACTATTTCGAatctgaaaacactcagcagctcaggcagcatctgtggagagaggaaggtaagaTTAATGTTTTTGGTCAATGACCTTCAGATCAGAACTGGTtattgacctgaaactttaaccctacctccctctctccgcagatgctgcctgacctgctgagtgtctccacATTTTCTGatactatttcagatttccagcatctgcagtaattTGCATTTTGCTATTTACCATTTCAAATCTGATGACTACCACGCTCACTATTATCAGTGATAACTGCACAGTTTATTTCAAACAACTCAGAAACTGTTAGGACAATCATTTCTAACGGGCTTAATTTCCTTTGGTAGTGCACACAATTTCCTTTATATGCTGTTTTGACGCAGTTATTAAACTGTTCGTTTTGAAGGCATTCCGCACAAACGGTTAAGCAGTGTATTGCCAAAGGAAATTAAATCCCTTAAAGTTTTGTAATGAGTGGTAttaattatatattttaaatgaAGGTGTGCTTCACaaaacattgtttaaaaagatCGCTGAGAAAGAAAATATTTTGTGTAGGATTTTCCACATCAGTGCTCCTGGTGCACCCTGGGAAacacatatcaggaaattctgCATCTCCAGTCTGTGATTTTCTAACCATTGATTTACAGTGCTCAGAAAATCACGAGCTGAGGGTGCAGAATTTCCTGATATGCGCTCCCAGCATGCACCAGGAGCACTGATGCCGAAAATCCCAGCCTTCTTTGTTAAATGGTCTACTGCATCTATGGCCCAGCTGACAGTGCCTGTTCCAGATCAGTTGAAGTGACAGCACTTTAGTAAGCCCATTGTGTCTATCACTCAACAATGAGCAGTCTGTAAAATgggaaatgctggagaagctcagcaagtcaggaagcatctgtggagaaagaaacagagttgacatttcaggttgaagacctctcATCAGaagtgatgaaaggtcatcgacctgaaacgttaactctgtttctctctccacagatgctgcctgacttgctgagcttctccagcattttctggttttatttcagatttccagcatccgcagtattttgcttttgagtctGTAAAATGGGATCAGGCTGCAGGTGTGGGGTGGAGTTAGTTAGTTACAGTCTCTTGGATCTCGTAGAAAATGATGGGTCAAAGCAGTGAAACAGGAATGCTAATTCTtttgattttaaattaaattgtaaatAACATATTTTATTGACAAACATTTGGTGATAGAATGACAAATTAACAATTTTACCACCAGCAACACACTTTTACACCAGATATCTCTTCATTGATATATAACTCCAGAAATTACTGCTGGCAACATTCACAGACAAAAGCTCAATATGTTCATTTTACATTCCTTTGTCTATTATTTCAgcagaatcattaacccattgaAAAGAAATAGGTTAATAcctgcattaaaatagtggacataGGAATgtcatagaagcccatggaatcgagggaaaagtacggacttggttaggaaattggctgagcgaaaggcgacagagagtagggataatgggtaagtattcacattggcaggctgtgactagtggagtcccgcagggatctgtcttggggcctcaattattcataatatttattaacgacttagatgaaggaatagaaagtctcatatctaagtttgccgatgacacaaagattggtggcattgtaagcagtgtagatgaaaacataaaattacaaaacgatattgatagattaggtgaatgggcaaaattgtggcaaatggaattcagtgtagacaaatgtgaggtcatccactttggatcaaaaaaggatagaacagggtactttctaaatggtaaaaagttaaaaacagtggatgtccaaaggaacttaggggttcaggtacataaatcattgaagtgtcatgaacagatgcagaaaataatcaagaaggctaatggaatgctggcctttatatctagaggactagagaacaagggggcagatgttatgctgcagctatacaaaaccctggttagaccgcacctggagtactgtgagcagttctgggcaccacaccttcggaaggacatattggccttggagggagtgcagcgtaggttcactagaatgatacccggacttcaaggcttaagttacaaggagagattacacaaattggggttgtattctctggagttttgaaggttaaggggtgatctgatcgaagtttataagatattaaggggaacagatagggtggatagagagaaactatttccgctggttggggattctaggagtagggggcacagtctaaaaattagagccagacctttcaggagcgagattaaaaaacatttctacacacaaagggtggtagaagtttggaactctctgccgcaaacggcaattgatactagctcaattgctaaatttaaatgtgagatagatagctttttggcaaccaaaggtattaagggatatgggccaaaggcaggtatatggagttagatcacagatcagccatgatcttatcaaatggcggagcaggcacgaggggctgaatggcctactcctgttcctatattcctatgttcctaaatgttgTTAAGCGTTCATCTGTTAATATTTGCAACTGTAATTTTTAGGTTACTATTTTCTGATGTTGCCCAAAGTAAATTATCCAAAGACAGTAATGCATGTGGGGTTAACCCTCCCATTACATTATACTACAAGAAAATCCAACTAAATAGCATTGGTACTGCTATCCATTGTTGAAGGGCAAGGAAATGGGAAGCAAGTGAGCACTGGCCCAGgtatgatgggctaaatggcttctttctgtgccacAGCTTCTAATCTAACTAAAAGTTTTCTTCGAACCACTAGGAAAAATGAGTGTAAAGTAGTTACCATTTTATGCTTTGAAGTTAAATGCAGCCTGACCATGTAAACTAATATACAGGTATTTGTTTTACTTGCTGACCGGAGTTGTTCAAAAACTTTTGTTAGAGCTGCAAGGTCAACGAATGTTAAAAGGTACCACTCATTCTTATCTGGGGACAAATAGGCCAGATGTGATCTGGTATGGCTGAGCCTGCGGGCAGCATGTGAATCCAGAACTAAACTACCTCAGAGCTACAAGTTGGCATGGCCTGCTGTACACTCTTAACACAGCTAAGTTAAGCTTGGCCTGGAGACAATTGTGCAGAACTAACAGATGGAAACTGACAAGAAGGCAAAGCGAAAATGACAGGAAACTGACTGGTGGATCATACAGTAAAAGTGTCATAGAAGTGGAGCCTGAGGGTACTTACAGTGGTTTGTCACagttcatccctggaaccaaatAGCATGGGACTTCTGTTGTTGAAGGACAATTTCACCTCCTCTGTACATAAGTCTTTGTTTGATTCTCATTTATAGGATACATTTCCCGATTCATGCTCCTGGCTATGATCACAGATCAGGAATTTGCACATGGAGATTTGCAGACTATCCTGTGGGGCCCACCCGCTGAGTTCTGCACACAAATTCCTCATATGCACATTCAGTGCACAAAGGTCTGTGACTGGAGTATGAATTCTATCCTATTCTTATTTTGAGTTGATTTTTCAAGATTCTCCTTCTTAAGAATCATCTTAAACAAAAAACACTCTGTGAATTATTGACCTAATTTCTTGCACTCTAATATTTTTTCTTTTAGTTGTCATTGCATTTTATTTCAGCAAATAATCCTAACGTtaaagacattaatgaaccatACTGAGCCACGAGTATGGAGAGGGGAGACATTCCTGGGTCTGTGCTGGGCGTACTGCATCAGCTGGGCACAGTGAATATCAGAAAAATCAGGCCGGTTGTAGCACACAGCTGTAAAGGAACTGGTCTGATTTTCCCCCATTTGTATTAGTGAGCACAGCTTTGGAGCCATATTCATCaaacaggtattactgtgcatgCATAAATAAAGGAACCAACTGGTGATCTTAAAACAATGGTAAAAATGAGAATCTTCCACTTTACTGTAATAGAATTCTTGGAGAGTATTACAACTCTAATATGACAATCGATTTTGAACTTGCCacctgggcataaaactggcattgctgATTCAGCATCCCTCATAGAAACCACCCAACTCTCCTCTCCAtttatttcaatggaaatgaaaatcgggcagcaTCTACAATGGGCACCTGATCCACAACAACAGTTTTATACCCGGGTGGCaaggtgaaaatctaccctattgagACCAATCTacgataaaggcgctatataaatacaagttgttgttgttgaatgctgTGATATAAGAGCTTGCTGGGCTGATTTTAATCTGGTGATATCCTGACTTCAGGTCTAACTGGAATAACACACAAGATCGATTTAACTCTGCAATgattgttgtgggaaaatcaccactcggagtcagacttaaagattcaacatgcagtttattggacaaagctttgggagaacagCTGGACACTCCGCAGTGTATGCAGTCAcctttctcaactttaaaatggtcgtCACGCTTCTTTTATACCTTACAAGTACAGATTTTCAGCAAGTTATACATCATTAGCCTTGGTTAGTgacacattagccaattaggcccccacagcaacaattgacctccaatcacattaaaacaactgttatcaacttaagacagtctggtctttgtctattcagtctggttctgtagtttttatcagttcgttgtgctCAGTCAGCATTTTTAATGTCTTTTCACAGAGTCCATCTTGTTtagcagagtccattttgtttagcagTACATTAATTTGTTAATCATCATTTGTTATATTTAAGCTTTAATTATGGTTAGTCTGGTTCGCACAAGGCACATTTCAGTGTGGTCTCGGGGCAGTGACCGTAGCCACACAGACACTAGTCGCCAAAAGGTCATTTttacctttaacccaacagcttagATTTTACTTTAACAATGATTTTTCAAGTGTCGGTGTATCGTGTCACTCTGGCGTGACTATTTTGTTTGCAGCACCTATCTTCACTCACAGTCAGATATTATCAGGGTTTCTAGGTTTTGTTACAATTAGTGTTGATGTTAATCAAGAAATATCACCATCTGCATTTTCAGTTAAATAATTGTCCATGAACTTCTTTAGCTTCTTCTCAATTTTCTTTCTTAGTGGGAACTGGGATTTCTCATGTTGCTGTGAGACCGGTAGCATAAATTCATCTTTGTGTAATTTTACTGCAACTCCATTTAACTTACTGATGCCCTTAAAGATGTTGGAAATACATTGTATGCTTCATCAAAAATGCTTCTTTCCTTTATTTTCTTTATTCCATCGCTTACACACAGCGACCATGACTCCTTTGCTGCCTGTAGGCTAACAGACCTACCATTTCCCTTCACATCTCCCAGTTGTAGTTCTCTTCTTCACCTTTATCATAGCTGTGATCTCACTGATCACTGGCGGAGGTGTGTTTGGCTCGTAGAAACAGCTTCATTGAGCTTACTGTAGTCTTGGCTTTGAACcacacaatggggtaaattttaacccccaagaacgggtgggttggggttgggtcgGAGGTTaatataacagctttttggagcgggaccgcaacccggctGCAACTTTCCTACTTCTTGATTTAACTCAGTCAGGTTTGTATGCGTGTGCACAACAGACATCAGGAAGTCAGCCGGCGGGCCgacacttaaaagggcaatgtacctcattgaaatacttgaggtacttaatattttgtgttttggaaaattaaaatgaatttaccttacctgttcgggcttcccattcacgtcaggtgaaagcaggcgggaagggccggatccatgtggtgagtgcctttattgcactgcttgtgggcccggaggagcaggtatatttcatccaggcccaacaagctcaccttgcCAACAGGACCCCCGCAATCAGCCGCCCTCCCACCCCGATAGTGGATCCCCCACATAGTGAACCCCTACCTACATCCGACTCTTCACCAGACCTCCAGTGACCTCCAATCTCCAAGTCCCAACCCTaccatcttctccccggcccatccAGTCTTCTTCCCGGACACCCCATATTCTAGTCCTGGCCCatccgatcttctccctggcccatccaatcttcttcccggcccccgGATCTTTCTCCCAGCCCAtgatccctccatccctctctccctccgatcCCAGGCTGCGGCCTGCTACCGGAGGCCTTCCTGCCCTCCAGCCAGGCAACCTGTCAATCAGCTGGCTGCCTGGCACGAAACCCCGAAGTAAAATTTATTCGCCTCATTAAGCGATCGCGGCCAGCCAAATTACCTTTTAGGTTTCGCACTCAAAAATCTTTCCCCAGCTCGAAGTAAAAATTCTGCCCAATATCCCTATCAATAATGTTTCTTGGGCATGCAGAAACAATCACTTTTTCCATTGCTATACTCCACTTGACACAAAGTTCACCTTTTCTCTTTTCTTGTTTAACAAATATTTCTCCTCTTCTGAACTACTCTTGGCTGTGATATATTTATGGATTTGCTAATGCTCTACTTTATGGTTTCATTTCAATTGTTTGGTTCTTTTATAAGACAGGGTTACTGGCCTCTGTTTTATTATTGCatctttagtttattttgcttTGTTTATAATGTTCTTGTTTACAGTTTAGAAGTGCATTGTACTAATGTTTAAGTTTAGAGCTGTTACGGTTGGAACAGTGTTCCCTGCTACGTGGGTTCCTTTGGAACAATGTTGCATGCTCTGCACAGCAGGGAAATGtgttcttctctcctctcccttagGAAGGAACTGGTAGTGAACTGCTTTCAGGTACAATTCTATAACTGGTGGTCACTGTACAATGTCAACTGTATGATCAACCCTAACTAGTAAATATTAACAAAAGCCTGGATTTGTGTAATTTTCGCTTTTGGATAAGATGGCCATCATTTTGTGAGGGGCACCCTCCCAATTTTAAGAGGGCACTTGAAGAATGCTTTGGCAGTAATAGGCATGTCCAAAAGTAGGGTTCTAGGTGCAACCAGCTGCAGGGATCAGGGCAATGGAATTACTTTGGTTCAGACCAGCACTGGGAAACAGATATGCTGGTCCATCTCTTGCAATTTGGTAGAACAGATGGATATAAAAACCTTAAGTTGCTGAAGGAGAAGCCTTTCCTGCTTTGCTCAGTAATGTGGATGAGCCTGTGCATTCTTCTCCGAACCTGGACTGACGTATATTAGGGTGGGATTGACATTCTATGAATCTtgttaattgtttttaaaaaaaaatcacatctgtGTAGTGTTAAATTCCATCTTAGAATCAGAAGCTTGGGTAAAACTCTTCCTAACTGTATCCCTCGGGGACTTCATCGAGCACTACGCGCAGCTGGGCCACTCGGACTCGGACGCCGGCCTGAGCTGCGACGAGCCCCGCCGTGCTCTGAAGAGCGAGTTCCTGGTGCGGGAGAACCGCAAGTACTACATGGACCTGAAGGAGAGCCAGCGAGGTCGCTTCCTGCGCATCTGCCAGaccttaaatcgaggccccggctTGGGGGGGACACAAGGCCAGACCATCGCCCTGCCGGCCCAAGGGCTCATCGAGTTCAGGGACGAACTGGCGAAGCTGATCGACGACTACGACGTGGACAACGAGCCGTGCGGCCAGTCTGAGTTGCCCGAGGGCACGTCCATCACCGTGGACAGCAAGCGCTTCATCTTCGACGTGGGCTCCAACAAGTACGGCGTGTTCATGCGAGTGAGCGAGGTGAAGCTCTCTTacaggaactccatcaccatcccctataaagcctggtccaagttcggcagtgccttcagcaagTACGCcgaggagatgaaggagatccaggacaaacattgggacaaaaaggaaaaagcaggaactaagtgtcacaaaacatatttgaaagttcttcatctgaatgtacgcagcattcgtaacaaaatggacgagttaatggcacaaataactacgtatgggtatgatcttgtggccattacagaaacatggctgcagagtgacaacgactgggaattaaatatgccagggtatttaacaatcaggaaggacaggcaggaaggaaggggaggtggggtggctatgttaataaaggaaggaatcactgtaatacagagaaatgatattgggacaaaggatcaggataatgaaacagtttgggtagagataaggaataataaggggaaaagaaacactagtgggtgtagtatataggcctcctaatagttgcaactctgctggaagaagtattaatcaggaaatagtcggggcatgtaataagggaacagctataattatgggggattttaacgatcatattaactggacaaatcaaattgggcagggcagccttgaggaagagtttattgagtgtattagggatggatttcttgagcagtatgtaactgatcctacaagggggcaagaaaCCTAGGACCTGGTccagtgtaatgagccaggattaattaataatgtcctagttaaggatccccttggaatgagtgaccataacatggttacattccatatccaattagagggtgagaaggttggttctcaaacaagcgtactgagcttgaataaaggagactatgatggtatgagagcagaattgatcaaagtggactgggaaaatagattaaagggtaagacggtacatgaacagtggtgttcatttaaggagttattttacaactttcaaaaaatatatattccactgaggaaaaaagggtgtaaaagaaatgacagccatccgtggctaagtaaagaaattaaggatagtatccgactaaaaacaaggacatatatggtagccaaacttagtgggaggatagaagattgggaatcttcaaaagacagcaaaaagtaacttaaggattgattaagaaagggaagatagattatgaaaataaattagcaaaaaatataaaaacagatagcaagagattcgatagttatataaaaagaaaaagggtggctaaggcaaacataggtcccttagaggatgagaccgggaaattaatggtgggaaacatggagatggcaaaaatgctgaacaaatattttgtttcagtctttatggtagaggacactaagaatatcccaacactggacaaacagggggctctaggaggggaggagctaaatacgattaaaatcactaaggaattggtactcagtaaattaatgggactcaaggcagataaatcccctggacctgatggcttacatcctagggtcttgagggaagtggcagtagggattgtggatgctttggtaataattttccaaaattctctggactcggcaaaggtcccggcagattggaaaactgctaacgtAACacgcttatttaaaaagggtagtaggcagaaggctggaaattataggccagttagcctaacatctgtggtgggtaaaattttggagtctattattaaggagacagtagcagaacatttggataaacataatttaataggacaaagtcagcatggctttacgaaggggaagtcatgtctgacaaatttgcttgagttctttgaggacataacgtacagggtggataaaggggaaccaatggacgtagtgtatttagacttccagaaggaattcgacaaggtgccacataaaagattattgctcaagataaagaatcactggattgggggtaatattctggcatgggtggaggattggttatctaacaggaagcagagagttgggataaatggttcattctcggactggcaaccagtggccagtggtgttccgcaggggttggtgctgggtccccaactctttacaatctatattaatgatttggaggaggggaccgtgtgtaacatatcaaagtttgcagatgatacaaagatgggagggaaagtagagaatgaggaggacataaaaaacctacaaggggatatagacaggctgggtgagtgggcggagatttggcagatgcaatacaatattggaaaatgtgaggttatgcactttggcaggaaaaatcagaaagcaagttattatctcaatggcaagagactggaaagtactgcagcacaaagggatctgggggtcctagtgcaagaaaatcaaaaagttagtatgcaggtgcagcaggtgatcaagaaggccaacggaatgttggcttttattgctagcgggatagagtataaaaacagggaggtattgctgcagttatataaggtattggtgagaccgcacctcgaatactgcatacagttttggtctccatacttaagaaaagacgtacttgctctcgaggcagtacaaagaaggttcactcggttaatcccggggatgagggggcggacatatgaggagaggttgagtagattgggactctacttattggagttcggaagaatgagaggcgatcttattgaaacatataagattgtgaaggggcttgatcgggtggatgcggtaaggatgttcccaaggatgggtgatactagaactagggggcataatcttagaataaggggctgctccttcaaaactgagatgaggggaaacttcttcactcagagggtggtaggtctgtggaatttgctgccccaggaagctgtagaagctacatcattgaataaatttaaaacagaaatagacagtttcctagaagtaaagggaattaggggttacggggaacgggcaggaaattggacatgaatttagatttgaggttcagatcagatcagccatgatcttattgaatggcggagcaggctcgaggggccgattggcctactcctgctcctatttcttatgttcttatatatatggatctcctcccctcacactttgCCATGATTTGTCCTCACAAGCAACAGCAGCAAAACTTTGATTATTTTCTTGCAGGATCAACATGGCTTTCCTTTTGCTGGGCAAACCCCCTCCTGTGGATGTAACAAAAATAACACTCCTTGTCTGAGCTTTTCTGTCCTTTTGCTTTGTTTTCCATTGATTACTATTTAATGGGCCTGATTTCCCTGTGAGTGGTGAATGAATGGCACCCGCCGTTCGTTAGACTTTCACTTGCCCGTAGACTTTTCACGGGCTTTTTaatggcaagttcctctcatcagGCGCTCAATCCAACGTGGCACCCTCccctgggcatctgggacctgtgtgaatagggcaagcaactgtctaaacccataaccaatcagactgaagcatcattaataagcagcgcagagtcagaaccaggaagtgtaagttggactagtgaattcaatgttaaatcaggcacagaaagcgaaagaaaaagaggataagaaatattgaattaagtgacagagataaaagagaaagaaagaaaaagtaaaaataaattaaatttctttttttaaatgcccaacaacaattaaaatctgaaggaatgaggctccacacttgtaaaagttaattttcagtgccagagaggttgtttgtcagtgattaagacttatcacgcaaTTAAAAGTATGCTTAGACTTAAAATGACTTGACTTACCttttttggtgagattagttcgtatccatcaggtcagtgcaggaacttcacaccattccattcatttgaatggggagctagCCAGCGAGATGTCGTTCTTGCAGAGCTTACGGAGGAGCGTTGCATctcgtacagcaacttccggatttccgcgtttgactgcgcatgtgcggttgcaggaagttgctgtaccagatgcacagaTTCAACGGTGATCCcggttagcctcactgttattttcacaggaaaatc
This DNA window, taken from Heptranchias perlo isolate sHepPer1 chromosome 2, sHepPer1.hap1, whole genome shotgun sequence, encodes the following:
- the LOC137332049 gene encoding transcriptional activator protein Pur-alpha-like yields the protein MNQKRWASRPGTNATRKEPFDLLSLFLPQIIYNLFNHSLTQINQNSEESEAWVKLFLTVSLGDFIEHYAQLGHSDSDAGLSCDEPRRALKSEFLVRENRKYYMDLKESQRGRFLRICQTLNRGPGLGGTQGQTIALPAQGLIEFRDELAKLIDDYDVDNEPCGQSELPEGTSITVDSKRFIFDVGSNKYGVFMRVSEVKLSYRNSITIPYKAWSKFGSAFSKYAEEMKEIQDKHWDKKEKAGTKYTQQLESSPSEEAEEDDSDDEDAPSLDLTLAATSSDTDTAYFRG